From one Sphaeramia orbicularis chromosome 9, fSphaOr1.1, whole genome shotgun sequence genomic stretch:
- the poc5 gene encoding centrosomal protein POC5 isoform X3, whose product MVTNTIMATGRFAGRWYSSKTSTFFKKMSSDEEEPTSPVLPKDSDHGSSVSSDLQDEYEELLRYAVVTPKVDTLTATSFQRLGTSHLSVEGLSSQRRDDTKSPRPTDPASEAKDGRRSVRSTQVSPLIVEPATSPRTSHVEEMAARPISRMSLLSNAPSDRLQTTSERSRPCSPNPLESVVTELFISEQNISKMGNILDTWSNNLKSNVLTELRKWKLAFMEQHKLEVRKEREKFAAQSAGLKSELDSLKGLLQTYETSSQRKDEAHAAQVAKQHYNLQLKKKVWLGWHSLIQKHWKVKVERACRARAEEVCTRLSSEYEAKLAEHCEALEKAQAEIQRLRLERERYEESMKKAFMRGVCALNMEALNMFQTTEAWPEQPLGQDQHDLLPPQEEAGSATLAQLHSYPISSTRFSPVHFDRPDLPLHSEADDGGCSQTSVSRTEVLPPTTVVHSSLPLGGIASSSKQVSSRVVTAGQQKPSKTVTARITARSDIGKASRGNLQVMGVAPPMSSVIVERHHPVTQVTVGQATAAKFPRPSQQVHSSTGRSSSKTYPSTSTCHVHSIKVVD is encoded by the exons ATGGTGACCAACACAATAATGGCCACTGGGAGGTTTGCAGGGCGGTGGTATTCCTCAAAGACTTCCACATTCTTTAAAAAG ATGTCCTCAGATGAGGAGGAACCTACCAGTCCTGTTCTGCCCAAAGATTCTGATCATGGCAGCTCTGTCTCCTCTGACCTTCAG GATGAGTATGAGGAGCTCCTCCGCTACGCTGTGGTCACTCCAAAGGTTGACACACTCACCGCTACTTCATTTCAGCGTCTGGGTACCTCACATTTGTCAGTTGAAGGTTTGAGTTCCCAGAGAAGAGATGACACAAAATCACCACGTCCAACAG ACCCTGCCAGTGAAGCTAAAGATGGAAGGCGGAGTGTCAGATCAACACAGGTCTCCCCCTTGATTGTTGAGCCTGCCACAAGTCCAAGAACCTCTCACg TAGAGGAAATGGCAGCTCGACCCATTAGTAGGATGTCATTGCTCTCAAACGCTCCTTCAGACAGGTTACAGACGACATCTGAGAGGTCGAGGCCATGCAGCCCTAACCCTCTCGAGTCTGTTGTGACAGAGTTGTTCATCTCAGAGCAAAACATAAGCAAAATGGGGAACATTCTGGACACATGGAGCAACAACTTGAAG TCAAATGTGCTGACGGAGCTCAGGAAGTGGAAGCTGGCCTTCATGGAGCAACATAAGCTGGAAGTGAGGAAGGAGAGGGAAAAGTTTGCAGCCCAGTCAGCTGGACTAAAGTCGGAATTAGACAGCTTGAAGGGGCTGCTGCAGACCTATGAGACATCCAGTCAGAGGAAAGATGAG GCTCATGCTGCTCAGGTCGCAAAGCAACACTACAATTTGCAGCTGAAGAAGAAGGTTTGGTTAGGCTGGCACTCTCTGATCCAGAAACACTGGAAAGTCAAGGTGGAGCGAGCTTGCCGTGCAAGGGCTGAAGAGGTCTGTACGCGTCTGTCTTCAGAATATGAAGCAAAGCTGGCAGAG CACTGTGAGGCCTTAGAGAAGGCCCAGGCTGAGATTCAGAGACTACGACTGGAGCGGGAGCGTTATGAGGAATCTATGAAGAAAGCATTTATGAGGGGAGTGTGTGCTCTCAACATGGAGGCTCTCAACATGTTCCAGACCACAGAGGCATGGCCAGAACAACCCCTGGGTCAGGATCAGCATG ATCTTCTGCCTCCACAAGAAGAGGCTGGCTCTGCTACACTGGCTCAACTACACTCATATCCCATTTCCTCCACACGCTTCAGCCCAGTCCACTTCGATCGCCCAGACCTTCCGTTGCACAGTGAAGCAGACGATGGG GGGTGCTCTCAGACCTCAGTGTCCAGGACAGAAGTTCTTCCTCCCACCACAGTGGTCCACAGCTCACTCCCACTGGGTGGCATCGCAAGCTCCAGCAAACAG GTCAGCAGTCGTGTTGTGACAGCTGGTCAACAAAAACCCTCAAAGACTGTAACAGCTCGAATCACTGCACGTAGTGACATTGGTAAAGCTTCACGCGGCAACCTCCAGGTGATGGGCGTGGCTCCACCCATGAGCTCAGTCATTGTTGAGAGGCATCATCCAGTTACACAG GTCACTGTTGGTCAGGCCACAGCAGCCAAGTTTCCTCGCCCATCCCAGCAGGTTCATAGCTCCACAGGAAGAAGCTCCTCCAAAACATACCCCAGTACCAGCACATGCCACGTACACTCCATCAAAGTCGTGGACTGA
- the poc5 gene encoding centrosomal protein POC5 isoform X1, whose amino-acid sequence MVTNTIMATGRFAGRWYSSKTSTFFKKMSSDEEEPTSPVLPKDSDHGSSVSSDLQDEYEELLRYAVVTPKVDTLTATSFQRLGTSHLSVEGLSSQRRDDTKSPRPTDPASEAKDGRRSVRSTQVSPLIVEPATSPRTSHVEEMAARPISRMSLLSNAPSDRLQTTSERSRPCSPNPLESVVTELFISEQNISKMGNILDTWSNNLKSNVLTELRKWKLAFMEQHKLEVRKEREKFAAQSAGLKSELDSLKGLLQTYETSSQRKDEVISNLSQVLDRQKQKLEKMRAFTQWRLQHTEAKEEAHAAQVAKQHYNLQLKKKVWLGWHSLIQKHWKVKVERACRARAEEVCTRLSSEYEAKLAEHCEALEKAQAEIQRLRLERERYEESMKKAFMRGVCALNMEALNMFQTTEAWPEQPLGQDQHDLLPPQEEAGSATLAQLHSYPISSTRFSPVHFDRPDLPLHSEADDGGCSQTSVSRTEVLPPTTVVHSSLPLGGIASSSKQVSSRVVTAGQQKPSKTVTARITARSDIGKASRGNLQVMGVAPPMSSVIVERHHPVTQVTVGQATAAKFPRPSQQVHSSTGRSSSKTYPSTSTCHVHSIKVVD is encoded by the exons ATGGTGACCAACACAATAATGGCCACTGGGAGGTTTGCAGGGCGGTGGTATTCCTCAAAGACTTCCACATTCTTTAAAAAG ATGTCCTCAGATGAGGAGGAACCTACCAGTCCTGTTCTGCCCAAAGATTCTGATCATGGCAGCTCTGTCTCCTCTGACCTTCAG GATGAGTATGAGGAGCTCCTCCGCTACGCTGTGGTCACTCCAAAGGTTGACACACTCACCGCTACTTCATTTCAGCGTCTGGGTACCTCACATTTGTCAGTTGAAGGTTTGAGTTCCCAGAGAAGAGATGACACAAAATCACCACGTCCAACAG ACCCTGCCAGTGAAGCTAAAGATGGAAGGCGGAGTGTCAGATCAACACAGGTCTCCCCCTTGATTGTTGAGCCTGCCACAAGTCCAAGAACCTCTCACg TAGAGGAAATGGCAGCTCGACCCATTAGTAGGATGTCATTGCTCTCAAACGCTCCTTCAGACAGGTTACAGACGACATCTGAGAGGTCGAGGCCATGCAGCCCTAACCCTCTCGAGTCTGTTGTGACAGAGTTGTTCATCTCAGAGCAAAACATAAGCAAAATGGGGAACATTCTGGACACATGGAGCAACAACTTGAAG TCAAATGTGCTGACGGAGCTCAGGAAGTGGAAGCTGGCCTTCATGGAGCAACATAAGCTGGAAGTGAGGAAGGAGAGGGAAAAGTTTGCAGCCCAGTCAGCTGGACTAAAGTCGGAATTAGACAGCTTGAAGGGGCTGCTGCAGACCTATGAGACATCCAGTCAGAGGAAAGATGAG GTCATCAGTAACTTGAGCCAGGTGttagacagacaaaaacaaaagcttGAAAAGATGAGGGCCTTCACCCAATGGAGACTTCAGCACACTGAGGCCAAAGAGGAG GCTCATGCTGCTCAGGTCGCAAAGCAACACTACAATTTGCAGCTGAAGAAGAAGGTTTGGTTAGGCTGGCACTCTCTGATCCAGAAACACTGGAAAGTCAAGGTGGAGCGAGCTTGCCGTGCAAGGGCTGAAGAGGTCTGTACGCGTCTGTCTTCAGAATATGAAGCAAAGCTGGCAGAG CACTGTGAGGCCTTAGAGAAGGCCCAGGCTGAGATTCAGAGACTACGACTGGAGCGGGAGCGTTATGAGGAATCTATGAAGAAAGCATTTATGAGGGGAGTGTGTGCTCTCAACATGGAGGCTCTCAACATGTTCCAGACCACAGAGGCATGGCCAGAACAACCCCTGGGTCAGGATCAGCATG ATCTTCTGCCTCCACAAGAAGAGGCTGGCTCTGCTACACTGGCTCAACTACACTCATATCCCATTTCCTCCACACGCTTCAGCCCAGTCCACTTCGATCGCCCAGACCTTCCGTTGCACAGTGAAGCAGACGATGGG GGGTGCTCTCAGACCTCAGTGTCCAGGACAGAAGTTCTTCCTCCCACCACAGTGGTCCACAGCTCACTCCCACTGGGTGGCATCGCAAGCTCCAGCAAACAG GTCAGCAGTCGTGTTGTGACAGCTGGTCAACAAAAACCCTCAAAGACTGTAACAGCTCGAATCACTGCACGTAGTGACATTGGTAAAGCTTCACGCGGCAACCTCCAGGTGATGGGCGTGGCTCCACCCATGAGCTCAGTCATTGTTGAGAGGCATCATCCAGTTACACAG GTCACTGTTGGTCAGGCCACAGCAGCCAAGTTTCCTCGCCCATCCCAGCAGGTTCATAGCTCCACAGGAAGAAGCTCCTCCAAAACATACCCCAGTACCAGCACATGCCACGTACACTCCATCAAAGTCGTGGACTGA
- the poc5 gene encoding centrosomal protein POC5 isoform X2 — protein MSSDEEEPTSPVLPKDSDHGSSVSSDLQDEYEELLRYAVVTPKVDTLTATSFQRLGTSHLSVEGLSSQRRDDTKSPRPTDPASEAKDGRRSVRSTQVSPLIVEPATSPRTSHVEEMAARPISRMSLLSNAPSDRLQTTSERSRPCSPNPLESVVTELFISEQNISKMGNILDTWSNNLKSNVLTELRKWKLAFMEQHKLEVRKEREKFAAQSAGLKSELDSLKGLLQTYETSSQRKDEVISNLSQVLDRQKQKLEKMRAFTQWRLQHTEAKEEAHAAQVAKQHYNLQLKKKVWLGWHSLIQKHWKVKVERACRARAEEVCTRLSSEYEAKLAEHCEALEKAQAEIQRLRLERERYEESMKKAFMRGVCALNMEALNMFQTTEAWPEQPLGQDQHDLLPPQEEAGSATLAQLHSYPISSTRFSPVHFDRPDLPLHSEADDGGCSQTSVSRTEVLPPTTVVHSSLPLGGIASSSKQVSSRVVTAGQQKPSKTVTARITARSDIGKASRGNLQVMGVAPPMSSVIVERHHPVTQVTVGQATAAKFPRPSQQVHSSTGRSSSKTYPSTSTCHVHSIKVVD, from the exons ATGTCCTCAGATGAGGAGGAACCTACCAGTCCTGTTCTGCCCAAAGATTCTGATCATGGCAGCTCTGTCTCCTCTGACCTTCAG GATGAGTATGAGGAGCTCCTCCGCTACGCTGTGGTCACTCCAAAGGTTGACACACTCACCGCTACTTCATTTCAGCGTCTGGGTACCTCACATTTGTCAGTTGAAGGTTTGAGTTCCCAGAGAAGAGATGACACAAAATCACCACGTCCAACAG ACCCTGCCAGTGAAGCTAAAGATGGAAGGCGGAGTGTCAGATCAACACAGGTCTCCCCCTTGATTGTTGAGCCTGCCACAAGTCCAAGAACCTCTCACg TAGAGGAAATGGCAGCTCGACCCATTAGTAGGATGTCATTGCTCTCAAACGCTCCTTCAGACAGGTTACAGACGACATCTGAGAGGTCGAGGCCATGCAGCCCTAACCCTCTCGAGTCTGTTGTGACAGAGTTGTTCATCTCAGAGCAAAACATAAGCAAAATGGGGAACATTCTGGACACATGGAGCAACAACTTGAAG TCAAATGTGCTGACGGAGCTCAGGAAGTGGAAGCTGGCCTTCATGGAGCAACATAAGCTGGAAGTGAGGAAGGAGAGGGAAAAGTTTGCAGCCCAGTCAGCTGGACTAAAGTCGGAATTAGACAGCTTGAAGGGGCTGCTGCAGACCTATGAGACATCCAGTCAGAGGAAAGATGAG GTCATCAGTAACTTGAGCCAGGTGttagacagacaaaaacaaaagcttGAAAAGATGAGGGCCTTCACCCAATGGAGACTTCAGCACACTGAGGCCAAAGAGGAG GCTCATGCTGCTCAGGTCGCAAAGCAACACTACAATTTGCAGCTGAAGAAGAAGGTTTGGTTAGGCTGGCACTCTCTGATCCAGAAACACTGGAAAGTCAAGGTGGAGCGAGCTTGCCGTGCAAGGGCTGAAGAGGTCTGTACGCGTCTGTCTTCAGAATATGAAGCAAAGCTGGCAGAG CACTGTGAGGCCTTAGAGAAGGCCCAGGCTGAGATTCAGAGACTACGACTGGAGCGGGAGCGTTATGAGGAATCTATGAAGAAAGCATTTATGAGGGGAGTGTGTGCTCTCAACATGGAGGCTCTCAACATGTTCCAGACCACAGAGGCATGGCCAGAACAACCCCTGGGTCAGGATCAGCATG ATCTTCTGCCTCCACAAGAAGAGGCTGGCTCTGCTACACTGGCTCAACTACACTCATATCCCATTTCCTCCACACGCTTCAGCCCAGTCCACTTCGATCGCCCAGACCTTCCGTTGCACAGTGAAGCAGACGATGGG GGGTGCTCTCAGACCTCAGTGTCCAGGACAGAAGTTCTTCCTCCCACCACAGTGGTCCACAGCTCACTCCCACTGGGTGGCATCGCAAGCTCCAGCAAACAG GTCAGCAGTCGTGTTGTGACAGCTGGTCAACAAAAACCCTCAAAGACTGTAACAGCTCGAATCACTGCACGTAGTGACATTGGTAAAGCTTCACGCGGCAACCTCCAGGTGATGGGCGTGGCTCCACCCATGAGCTCAGTCATTGTTGAGAGGCATCATCCAGTTACACAG GTCACTGTTGGTCAGGCCACAGCAGCCAAGTTTCCTCGCCCATCCCAGCAGGTTCATAGCTCCACAGGAAGAAGCTCCTCCAAAACATACCCCAGTACCAGCACATGCCACGTACACTCCATCAAAGTCGTGGACTGA